Proteins from one bacterium genomic window:
- a CDS encoding KamA family radical SAM protein: MFRRAHFPDVKDSEWHDWRWQLRHSFRTTEQLARVLELTDEERTALDRCGSLLPVAVTPYYMSLLGAFDADCGLRRTVVPVQNEFLRTHGEADDPLDEDGHSPVPGLVHRYPDRVLFLVLDRCATYCRYCTRSRVVGQDELRPSRDRWESALDYIRSHPEIRDVLLSGGDPLTLSDERLDYLLGELRKIPHVQFVRIGTKVPAVLPQRITPALVKVLRKHHPLWLSLHYLHPDECTPESTAACRRLADAGIPLGSQTVLLKGVNDDVGTMKALMHSLLMMRVRPYYLYQCDPISGSSHFRTTVARGLEIIRGLRGFTTGYAVPTYVIDAPGGGGKIPLQPDSVVGYEGGDVLLRNYEGNIHRYPDGHVAMEAVR; the protein is encoded by the coding sequence ATGTTCCGTCGCGCGCATTTCCCGGACGTGAAGGACAGCGAGTGGCACGACTGGCGGTGGCAGCTTCGCCATTCGTTCCGAACGACCGAGCAACTTGCACGCGTGCTTGAACTTACCGACGAGGAGCGGACCGCACTGGACCGCTGCGGTTCGCTGCTGCCGGTGGCGGTCACGCCTTACTATATGAGCCTGCTGGGCGCCTTCGACGCCGACTGCGGCCTGCGGCGCACGGTGGTGCCGGTGCAGAACGAGTTCCTGCGCACCCACGGCGAGGCGGACGATCCGCTGGACGAGGACGGGCACAGCCCCGTCCCCGGCCTGGTGCATCGCTACCCCGACCGGGTGCTGTTCCTGGTCCTGGATCGCTGCGCAACCTACTGCCGGTACTGCACGCGCTCGCGTGTGGTCGGCCAGGACGAGCTGCGGCCGAGCCGCGACCGCTGGGAATCGGCGCTGGACTACATCCGCAGCCACCCGGAGATCCGGGACGTGCTGCTGTCCGGCGGCGACCCCCTGACCCTCAGTGACGAGCGCCTGGACTACCTGCTGGGCGAGCTGCGGAAGATCCCGCACGTGCAATTCGTGCGCATCGGCACGAAGGTGCCGGCGGTGCTGCCGCAGCGCATCACCCCGGCCCTGGTCAAGGTGCTGCGGAAGCATCACCCGCTGTGGCTGAGCCTGCACTACCTGCATCCGGACGAGTGCACGCCCGAGTCGACGGCAGCCTGCCGGAGGCTGGCCGACGCCGGCATCCCCCTGGGAAGCCAGACGGTGCTGCTGAAGGGCGTCAACGACGACGTCGGAACCATGAAGGCGCTGATGCACTCGCTGCTGATGATGCGGGTGCGACCCTACTACCTGTACCAGTGCGACCCGATCTCGGGCTCGTCGCACTTCCGCACGACCGTGGCCAGGGGGCTGGAGATCATCCGCGGGCTGCGCGGCTTCACCACCGGCTACGCGGTGCCGACCTACGTGATCGACGCTCCCGGAGGCGGCGGCAAGATCCCGCTGCAGCCGGATTCGGTGGTCGGCTACGAGGGCGGCGACGTGCTGCTGCGCAACTACGAGGGGAACATCCACCGCTATCCGGACGGCCATGTGGCCATGGAGGCGGTGCGGTGA
- a CDS encoding DOMON-like domain-containing protein, with protein sequence METLERHLEPFAAAAGRPPFRVMARLERNAGSLALRVAMTGPRLLVPATDGEQPGRRDGLWQHTCAELFVGAVGRPGYLEWNLSPSGHWNLYRFDGYREGGRPEPAIAAAAPRVTRAGSELVLEADLPLAPLGLAADPLELGLSAVLEATDGTLSWWALVHPAARPDFHDRRGFLLRLAPASSTGGNEP encoded by the coding sequence ATGGAGACGCTGGAGCGGCACCTGGAACCCTTCGCCGCGGCGGCCGGCAGGCCGCCGTTCCGCGTCATGGCCAGGCTCGAACGCAACGCCGGTAGCCTGGCCTTGCGCGTGGCCATGACCGGCCCCAGGCTGCTGGTTCCCGCGACGGACGGCGAACAGCCCGGGCGTCGCGACGGCCTGTGGCAACATACCTGCGCCGAACTGTTCGTGGGGGCCGTGGGCCGGCCCGGCTACCTCGAATGGAACCTGTCGCCGTCGGGCCACTGGAACCTGTACCGCTTCGACGGCTACCGCGAGGGTGGGCGCCCTGAGCCGGCGATCGCCGCCGCGGCGCCGCGCGTGACCCGGGCCGGCAGCGAACTGGTCCTGGAGGCCGACCTGCCGCTGGCGCCGCTGGGGCTGGCTGCCGATCCGCTCGAACTGGGACTCAGCGCGGTGCTGGAGGCGACCGACGGCACGCTGTCCTGGTGGGCGCTGGTCCATCCGGCCGCGCGGCCCGATTTCCACGATCGCCGCGGCTTCCTGCTGCGGCTGGCGCCCGCCTCATCAACCGGAGGGAACGAGCCATGA
- a CDS encoding GNAT family N-acetyltransferase: MDHSERTHDHPEHAPFRDQVTPGDVQAIAGLVRATGYFNDEEIAIAAELAAERLEKGPASGYEFLFADEDGRVVGYSCYGLVPCSSVSWDLYWIAVHPGQQGSGLGRRLLRETERRVREAGGLALYAETSGKAQYASTRGFYEKSGYDTAGVFEDFYAPGDAKYTYCRRLDR, from the coding sequence ATGGATCACAGTGAACGCACGCACGATCACCCGGAGCACGCCCCGTTCCGTGACCAGGTCACGCCCGGCGACGTGCAGGCGATTGCCGGCCTGGTGCGCGCCACCGGGTACTTCAACGACGAAGAGATCGCCATCGCGGCCGAACTGGCGGCCGAGCGCCTGGAGAAGGGCCCGGCCAGCGGCTACGAGTTCCTGTTCGCGGACGAGGACGGCCGGGTGGTGGGCTACAGCTGCTACGGCCTGGTGCCGTGCTCGAGCGTGAGCTGGGACCTGTACTGGATCGCGGTGCATCCGGGCCAGCAGGGCAGCGGCCTGGGGCGGCGCCTGCTGCGCGAGACGGAGCGGCGCGTGCGCGAGGCAGGCGGGCTGGCGCTGTACGCGGAGACCAGCGGGAAGGCGCAGTACGCCTCGACCCGCGGGTTCTACGAGAAGAGCGGCTACGATACCGCCGGCGTGTTCGAGGACTTCTACGCGCCCGGTGACGCCAAGTACACCTACTGCCGCCGGCTGGACCGCTAG
- a CDS encoding calcium/sodium antiporter, with the protein MLQPILIILVSLGAITLGAEFLVRGSSRLALRAGVSSLFVGLTIVGFGTSSPELGASLTATLRQSADVAMGNAVGSNIFNIGVILGLTALLKPIRVKLAAVRRDLLVAVGAAVVPWLALPFAGYIPRPVGIVLLALLVTYLTVAYRSARRAPSAEVRLVEEEMVPALSVKKSSTLLDIVLVVAGLGLLILGSSGFVDAAIGIARQIGWSELTIGLTLVAFGTSLPELVTSLVAMKRGDSEIAVGNVIGSNIFNSFGIVGVCATVAPQAVNASITLRDTPVMLLATLALLPMMHSGGRISRLEGGLLLGGYIAYVFVLFRMGG; encoded by the coding sequence TTGCTACAACCTATCCTGATCATCCTCGTCTCGCTGGGTGCCATCACCCTGGGCGCCGAGTTCCTGGTCCGCGGCTCGTCGCGCCTGGCGCTGCGGGCCGGCGTCTCGTCGCTGTTCGTCGGCCTGACCATTGTCGGGTTCGGCACCTCCTCGCCCGAGCTGGGAGCCAGCCTCACCGCCACCCTGCGCCAATCTGCGGATGTGGCCATGGGCAACGCCGTCGGCTCGAATATCTTCAACATCGGGGTCATCCTCGGCCTGACGGCGCTGCTGAAGCCGATCCGCGTGAAGCTCGCCGCTGTGCGGCGCGACCTGCTGGTCGCCGTCGGTGCGGCCGTGGTGCCGTGGCTGGCGCTGCCGTTCGCCGGGTACATCCCGCGGCCGGTCGGCATCGTGCTGTTGGCCCTGCTGGTGACCTACCTTACGGTCGCCTACCGCTCGGCGCGGCGGGCCCCGTCAGCTGAAGTGCGGCTCGTCGAGGAGGAGATGGTGCCCGCGCTCAGCGTGAAGAAGAGCTCTACCCTGCTGGATATCGTGCTGGTTGTCGCGGGCCTTGGGCTGCTGATCCTGGGCTCGAGCGGCTTCGTCGACGCCGCCATCGGCATTGCCCGCCAGATCGGCTGGTCGGAACTCACCATCGGCCTGACCCTGGTGGCGTTCGGAACGTCGCTGCCCGAACTGGTGACTTCACTGGTGGCGATGAAGCGCGGCGATTCCGAAATCGCCGTTGGCAACGTAATCGGTTCGAACATCTTCAACTCGTTCGGGATCGTGGGCGTCTGTGCGACGGTGGCGCCGCAGGCGGTCAATGCCAGCATCACGCTGCGCGATACGCCGGTCATGCTGCTGGCGACCCTGGCGCTGCTGCCAATGATGCACAGCGGCGGGCGCATCTCGCGGCTGGAGGGCGGTTTGCTGCTGGGGGGCTATATCGCCTATGTCTTCGTGCTGTTCCGGATGGGGGGCTGA
- a CDS encoding S46 family peptidase: protein MPCLHQRATITAVLVTAILVLASLVLASLVLATLATSTAALADEGMWTFDNPPNAQLQERYGFTATPGWLERLQLSCVRIGGGSGSFVSPDGLVLTNAHVAEGQQQKLSSADRDYVADGFLARTRAQELQCPDLEVVILQSYEDVTARVLAALPADASGPGAPAARQAACAAIAKASQEATGLQSDVVTLYHGGEYWLYRYRSFTDVRLVFAPEADAAYFGGDDDNFTFPRHDLDMALFRVYENGRPLASPAWLPLNTGGAREGDLVFVPGHPGTTERLLTVAQLQSMRDHTFPRAEKYLDETIAALEAYSARGPEQARQAGSLLSGMNNGRKSRQGEYRGLLDPAIWSRKEREEADFRARVAGDPALQARYGSAWDLIAKAEQARLARQKEIEGRTVPRFGLARTALGLVRFVAESRKPDGERLEGYHDAQLRRQRFRLLSPAPVYPELEQYLLEQTLKRVARELDPDDVFARLSLDGMSPADRAAALIQGTKLAEPAMRQALLEGGPDAVAASTDPLIVMARALDPLLREQELWQEENVESLVAAGGEMLGAARFAVYGRTAPPDATFTLRLSYGEVKGYPSNGTRAPAMTTFHGLVDRALSFGGKPPYALTKRFRERMARLDLATPLNFVSTCDITGGNSGSPVVDRDGRLVGLVFDGNIESLAGNFVFDDTANRAVSVHAAGIAMALRDIYDAGHLLQEMQGH from the coding sequence ATGCCTTGCCTGCACCAGCGCGCAACCATCACCGCTGTTCTGGTCACAGCCATCCTGGTCTTGGCCTCCCTGGTCTTGGCCTCCCTGGTCTTGGCCACCCTGGCCACTTCCACCGCCGCCCTGGCCGACGAGGGCATGTGGACCTTCGACAACCCGCCCAATGCGCAGCTGCAGGAGCGGTACGGTTTCACCGCAACACCTGGCTGGCTCGAGCGACTGCAACTGTCGTGCGTGCGCATCGGCGGCGGGTCGGGCTCGTTCGTCAGCCCGGACGGCCTGGTGCTGACCAACGCGCACGTGGCTGAAGGCCAACAGCAGAAATTGTCGTCGGCCGATCGCGACTACGTGGCCGACGGCTTCCTGGCCCGCACGCGCGCCCAGGAGCTGCAATGCCCGGACCTGGAAGTGGTCATCCTCCAGTCGTACGAGGACGTGACGGCGCGCGTGCTGGCAGCGCTGCCGGCCGATGCCTCCGGCCCCGGGGCGCCGGCGGCCCGGCAGGCTGCGTGCGCGGCCATCGCCAAGGCCAGTCAGGAAGCGACGGGGCTGCAATCGGACGTGGTGACGCTGTACCACGGCGGCGAGTACTGGCTGTACCGCTATCGCAGCTTCACCGACGTGCGCCTGGTCTTCGCGCCCGAGGCCGACGCCGCCTACTTCGGGGGCGATGACGACAACTTCACGTTCCCGCGTCACGACCTCGACATGGCCCTGTTCCGCGTCTACGAGAACGGCCGACCGCTGGCCAGCCCGGCCTGGTTGCCGCTGAACACGGGCGGCGCGCGCGAGGGCGACCTCGTCTTCGTCCCCGGTCACCCCGGCACCACGGAGCGACTGCTGACGGTTGCCCAGCTGCAGTCCATGCGCGACCACACCTTCCCGCGCGCCGAGAAGTACCTCGACGAGACGATCGCCGCGCTCGAGGCGTACTCCGCCCGCGGGCCCGAGCAGGCGCGCCAGGCCGGCTCCCTGCTGTCGGGCATGAACAACGGCCGCAAGTCGCGCCAGGGCGAATACCGCGGCCTGCTCGACCCGGCCATCTGGTCCCGCAAGGAGCGGGAAGAGGCCGATTTCCGGGCGCGCGTTGCCGGCGACCCCGCGCTGCAGGCCCGCTACGGCAGTGCGTGGGACCTGATCGCGAAGGCCGAGCAGGCTCGCCTGGCCCGGCAGAAGGAGATCGAGGGCCGGACCGTCCCGCGGTTCGGGCTCGCGCGCACGGCCCTGGGACTGGTGCGGTTCGTGGCCGAGTCGCGAAAGCCGGACGGTGAGCGGCTCGAGGGCTATCACGACGCGCAGTTGCGCCGCCAGCGCTTCCGCCTGTTGTCGCCGGCCCCCGTGTATCCGGAACTCGAACAGTACCTTCTGGAGCAGACGCTGAAGCGGGTGGCCAGGGAACTGGATCCCGACGATGTGTTCGCGCGCCTGTCGCTGGACGGCATGTCGCCGGCCGACCGGGCTGCAGCGCTCATCCAGGGCACGAAGCTGGCCGAGCCCGCCATGCGACAGGCGCTGCTCGAAGGCGGTCCGGACGCCGTGGCTGCCAGCACCGATCCCCTGATCGTCATGGCGCGCGCCCTTGATCCGCTGCTGCGCGAACAGGAACTGTGGCAGGAGGAGAACGTCGAGAGCCTGGTCGCAGCGGGCGGCGAGATGCTCGGCGCGGCGCGCTTCGCGGTCTACGGCAGGACGGCGCCGCCCGACGCCACGTTCACCCTGCGCCTGTCCTACGGCGAAGTGAAGGGCTACCCCAGCAATGGGACGCGGGCGCCGGCCATGACCACCTTCCACGGCCTGGTCGACCGCGCCCTGTCGTTCGGCGGGAAGCCTCCCTACGCCCTGACGAAGCGTTTCAGGGAGCGGATGGCCAGGCTGGACCTGGCCACGCCCCTGAATTTCGTCAGCACCTGCGACATCACCGGCGGCAATTCGGGCTCGCCCGTGGTCGACCGGGACGGACGGCTGGTCGGACTGGTCTTTGACGGCAACATCGAGAGCCTGGCCGGCAATTTCGTCTTCGACGACACGGCCAACCGCGCCGTGTCCGTGCACGCGGCCGGCATCGCGATGGCGCTGCGCGACATCTACGATGCGGGCCACCTGCTGCAGGAGATGCAGGGGCACTGA
- a CDS encoding histidine phosphatase family protein has translation MIRHHHQQVAGARVAFALAALLVAVLATPASAVLPTADQPVRNLYLIRHGEYVHDENCDEAVGCELDALGREQARLVAARLDAMPVVFTSLQTSPLTRARGTATIIAAQMPELAPLVQNDIRECTPSTRRQDVMDGLEPGEAVECEVQLNAAALRLLVPATGTADAHDIVVCHGNVIRWLVCRALGVDPQAWLGMSIANCSLTIIQVKADGSCKLISFADSGHIPWSQTTYPGVIWNP, from the coding sequence ATGATCCGTCACCATCACCAGCAGGTTGCCGGCGCCCGGGTGGCGTTCGCCCTTGCCGCACTCCTTGTCGCCGTGCTCGCGACGCCTGCGTCGGCCGTGCTGCCGACCGCCGACCAGCCCGTCCGCAACCTGTACCTGATCCGCCACGGGGAATATGTCCACGACGAGAACTGCGACGAAGCGGTGGGCTGCGAACTGGACGCGCTCGGCCGCGAGCAGGCCCGGCTGGTGGCGGCGCGACTGGACGCCATGCCGGTCGTCTTCACCTCGCTGCAGACCAGCCCGCTGACCCGGGCCCGGGGCACGGCCACGATCATCGCCGCCCAGATGCCGGAGCTGGCGCCGCTGGTGCAGAACGACATCCGCGAGTGCACGCCGTCGACGCGCCGGCAGGACGTCATGGATGGACTCGAGCCCGGCGAGGCCGTCGAGTGCGAGGTGCAGCTGAATGCTGCCGCACTGCGGCTCCTGGTGCCGGCGACCGGTACAGCCGATGCCCACGACATCGTCGTCTGCCACGGCAACGTGATCCGTTGGCTGGTGTGCCGCGCCCTGGGTGTGGACCCGCAGGCGTGGCTGGGCATGAGCATCGCCAACTGCAGCCTGACCATCATCCAGGTGAAAGCCGACGGCTCGTGCAAGCTGATCTCGTTCGCCGACAGCGGGCACATCCCGTGGTCGCAGACGACGTATCCGGGTGTCATCTGGAATCCGTGA
- a CDS encoding D-alanine--D-alanine ligase: MRVVILHNRVPAQAAPDELDVLVQVEAVGEALIALGHTVEPWGCDLDLESLAFSLSGSTPDLVFNLVEGLDGHGKLIHVAPGVLEAMRVPMAGCPAEAIFLTSHKVLAKGLLRRSGLPTPDWLGEGLADAAADPGPADADRWIVKSVWEDASLGMDDSAVVSGGAEAARTELRKRAGRTGSPWFAEAFIEGREFNLGLLDGPDGPVVLPPAEIVFRDFPAGKPHIVGYAAKWHEDSFEYSHTVRSFDLPGTDSALATELTRQALACWRLFRLRGWARVDFRIDASGRPFILEVNANPCLSPDAGFAAGLERAGIAYPDAIARIVGSAIG; the protein is encoded by the coding sequence ATGCGGGTGGTCATCCTGCACAACCGCGTGCCGGCGCAGGCGGCGCCTGACGAACTCGACGTCCTGGTCCAGGTGGAGGCGGTCGGCGAGGCGCTGATCGCACTGGGCCACACCGTCGAACCCTGGGGCTGCGACCTCGACCTCGAATCCCTCGCGTTTTCCCTCAGCGGCTCCACGCCCGACCTGGTCTTCAACCTCGTCGAGGGCCTCGACGGCCACGGCAAGCTGATCCATGTGGCGCCCGGCGTGCTCGAGGCGATGCGCGTGCCGATGGCGGGCTGCCCGGCCGAGGCCATCTTCCTGACCTCGCACAAGGTCCTGGCCAAGGGCCTGCTGCGAAGGTCCGGCCTGCCCACACCCGACTGGCTGGGCGAAGGCCTCGCCGACGCCGCTGCCGACCCGGGCCCCGCCGACGCCGATCGCTGGATCGTGAAATCGGTGTGGGAAGACGCCTCGCTGGGCATGGACGACTCGGCCGTCGTGTCCGGCGGGGCCGAGGCTGCCCGCACGGAGCTGCGCAAGCGGGCCGGCCGCACCGGCTCGCCGTGGTTCGCCGAGGCGTTCATCGAGGGCCGCGAGTTCAACCTGGGCCTGCTCGACGGGCCGGACGGCCCGGTGGTGCTGCCGCCGGCCGAGATCGTCTTCAGGGACTTCCCGGCCGGCAAGCCGCACATCGTCGGCTACGCCGCCAAGTGGCATGAGGACTCGTTCGAATACAGCCATACCGTTCGCAGCTTCGACCTGCCGGGCACGGACAGTGCGCTGGCGACGGAATTGACGCGTCAGGCGCTGGCCTGCTGGCGCCTGTTCCGCCTGCGGGGCTGGGCGCGCGTCGATTTCCGCATCGACGCGTCGGGCCGCCCCTTCATCCTGGAAGTGAACGCGAACCCCTGCCTGTCGCCGGACGCGGGATTCGCTGCGGGGCTCGAACGCGCGGGCATCGCCTATCCGGACGCCATCGCGCGCATCGTCGGCTCGGCCATCGGTTGA
- a CDS encoding NADH:flavin oxidoreductase/NADH oxidase, whose translation MDDHLFTPFTQRGLTLRNRVVMSPMCQYSSNDGLATDWHLAHLGSRAAGGAGAVIAEAAAVLPEGRISPDDLGIWDDRHVEPLRRVFTFVAAQGAAPGIQLAHAGRKAGTATPWRGGAPLAVAGGGWTNQAAPSALAFTDGYPVPQALDEAGIAGVIAAFAAAAGRALAAGAQVVEVHAAHGYLLHQFLSPLSNLRNDRWGGSFTNRTRLAREVVAAVRAVWPDHLPLWVRISATDWVEGGWNEDESVALSGELKELGADLVDCSSGGNVPGVAIPVGPGYQVRFAGRIRREAGVATGAVGLITEPAQADAIVREGQADVVLLGRVLLREPHWPLRAALALGQAAPVPLQYQRGY comes from the coding sequence ATGGACGACCACCTGTTCACCCCCTTCACGCAGCGCGGCCTGACCCTGCGCAATCGCGTGGTCATGTCGCCCATGTGCCAGTACTCGTCGAACGACGGACTGGCCACCGACTGGCACCTGGCGCACCTCGGCAGCCGCGCCGCGGGCGGCGCCGGCGCCGTCATCGCCGAGGCGGCGGCCGTGCTGCCGGAAGGGCGCATCAGCCCCGACGACCTGGGGATCTGGGACGACCGGCACGTGGAGCCGCTGCGCCGGGTGTTCACCTTCGTGGCGGCGCAAGGCGCGGCGCCGGGCATCCAGCTGGCCCATGCGGGCCGCAAGGCCGGGACCGCGACGCCCTGGCGCGGCGGCGCCCCGCTGGCCGTCGCCGGCGGCGGCTGGACGAACCAGGCGGCGCCCAGCGCCCTGGCATTCACCGACGGTTACCCCGTACCGCAGGCGCTGGACGAGGCGGGTATTGCCGGCGTGATTGCCGCCTTCGCGGCCGCCGCCGGCCGGGCCCTGGCGGCCGGCGCGCAGGTCGTCGAGGTGCACGCCGCGCACGGCTACCTGCTGCACCAGTTCCTGTCGCCGTTGTCGAACCTTCGCAATGACCGCTGGGGCGGCTCGTTCACGAACCGCACGCGCCTGGCGCGCGAGGTGGTCGCCGCCGTGCGCGCCGTCTGGCCGGACCACCTGCCGCTATGGGTACGCATCTCGGCCACCGACTGGGTGGAAGGCGGCTGGAACGAGGACGAGTCGGTGGCCCTGTCCGGCGAGTTGAAGGAGCTGGGCGCCGACCTGGTCGACTGCTCCTCGGGCGGCAACGTTCCGGGCGTCGCGATCCCGGTGGGCCCCGGCTACCAGGTGCGGTTCGCCGGACGAATCAGGCGCGAGGCCGGCGTGGCCACCGGCGCCGTGGGCCTCATCACCGAGCCGGCGCAGGCCGACGCGATCGTGCGTGAAGGCCAGGCCGACGTCGTGCTGCTGGGCCGGGTGCTGCTGCGGGAGCCGCACTGGCCGTTGCGCGCGGCACTGGCGCTCGGCCAGGCGGCGCCGGTGCCGCTGCAGTACCAGCGGGGGTACTAG
- a CDS encoding D-alanine--D-alanine ligase — translation MRIGLTYDLRDDYLAMGYDELETAEFDRVSTIEALEGALRRLGHQTDRIGHVKALAARLAAGDRWELVFNIAEGMYGIGREAQVPALLDAYAIPYTFSDPLVLSLTLHKGMTKRVLRDGGLPTPQFHEVVVPADIDKVDLPFPLFCKPLAEGTGKGIDGASVVRTPAELRATCERLLATFRQPVLVETYLPGRELTTGIVGTGEAARVVGTIEVILGDKAEAGAYTYTNKELCEELVEYRLVTAQDPVVRAAEEISLAAWRLLGCRDGGRLDLRCDADGNPQLMELNPLAGLHPEHSDLPIICNMVGLPFDELIGRIVDSAATRIEPTHPKQKAVGHAGGHPAQPRAGAGGA, via the coding sequence GTGAGAATCGGGCTGACCTACGACCTGCGCGACGACTACCTCGCGATGGGCTACGACGAGCTGGAGACGGCCGAGTTCGACCGTGTCTCGACGATCGAAGCCCTGGAGGGCGCGTTGCGCCGGCTGGGCCACCAGACCGACCGGATCGGACACGTGAAGGCGCTGGCGGCCCGACTGGCCGCCGGTGACCGCTGGGAACTGGTCTTCAACATCGCCGAAGGGATGTACGGGATCGGGCGCGAAGCCCAGGTGCCCGCGCTGCTGGACGCCTATGCGATCCCGTACACATTCAGCGATCCGCTGGTCTTGAGCCTGACGCTGCACAAGGGCATGACCAAGCGCGTGCTGCGCGACGGCGGCCTGCCGACGCCGCAGTTCCACGAAGTGGTCGTACCCGCAGACATCGACAAGGTGGACCTGCCGTTCCCGCTGTTCTGCAAACCGCTGGCCGAGGGGACGGGCAAAGGCATCGACGGTGCTTCGGTCGTGCGCACACCGGCGGAACTTCGTGCGACGTGCGAGCGCCTGCTGGCCACCTTCCGGCAGCCGGTGCTGGTGGAGACCTACCTGCCCGGGCGCGAGCTGACCACGGGCATCGTGGGCACCGGCGAGGCGGCGCGCGTGGTCGGCACCATCGAAGTGATCCTGGGCGACAAGGCCGAGGCCGGCGCCTACACCTACACCAACAAGGAACTGTGCGAGGAGCTGGTCGAGTACCGGCTGGTGACCGCGCAGGACCCTGTGGTGCGCGCCGCCGAGGAGATCTCGCTGGCGGCGTGGCGCCTGCTGGGCTGCCGTGACGGCGGCCGTCTGGACCTGCGTTGCGATGCGGACGGCAACCCGCAGCTGATGGAGCTGAACCCGCTGGCGGGCCTGCATCCGGAGCACTCGGACCTGCCCATCATCTGCAACATGGTCGGCCTGCCCTTTGACGAGTTGATCGGCCGCATCGTCGACTCGGCCGCCACGCGGATCGAGCCGACCCACCCGAAGCAGAAGGCGGTCGGCCATGCGGGTGGTCATCCTGCACAACCGCGTGCCGGCGCAGGCGGCGCCTGA